In the Clostridium beijerinckii genome, one interval contains:
- the mntR gene encoding transcriptional regulator MntR, with protein MGKNDFYTFNEYMKKEDSKLTASMEDYLEMIYRLSLNKGYLRINELSNALNVQPPSATRMVQKLSEERLVKYEKYGIIILEESGKELGAALLNRHHIIENFLRILDIPDKEILDETEKIEHTVSKETSKCFQDFVQFIESNPSIAKAFKEYRESIK; from the coding sequence ATGGGCAAAAATGATTTCTATACTTTTAACGAATATATGAAGAAAGAAGACAGCAAGCTAACTGCGTCCATGGAAGATTATCTTGAGATGATATATAGATTGTCATTGAATAAAGGGTATTTAAGAATTAATGAACTTTCAAATGCACTTAATGTTCAACCTCCTTCTGCCACAAGGATGGTACAGAAGTTATCAGAGGAAAGACTTGTAAAGTATGAAAAATATGGGATTATAATACTTGAAGAAAGTGGTAAAGAACTTGGCGCAGCACTTCTTAACAGGCATCATATTATTGAGAATTTTCTAAGGATACTTGATATTCCTGATAAAGAAATATTAGATGAAACAGAAAAGATAGAACATACTGTAAGTAAAGAAACATCAAAATGCTTTCAGGATTTTGTACAATTTATAGAAAGCAATCCTAGTATAGCTAAGGCTTTTAAGGAGTATAGAGAGTCTATAAAATAG